One part of the Eleginops maclovinus isolate JMC-PN-2008 ecotype Puerto Natales chromosome 14, JC_Emac_rtc_rv5, whole genome shotgun sequence genome encodes these proteins:
- the haus4 gene encoding HAUS augmin-like complex subunit 4, with protein sequence MSAAESTYVSTLGKGDSLHQQVLASFPLCDITEEDLTQNPQFCKLLATLAQHVDQSGLTVPLKTELEKAEQKLQSQRRYWLRSEGIHKALQEMIQDNCIRKHHATVPPDQNMFHETMEKCLLVVQCIRQLDPSSTTNQDQPSVLGLTPQQMMELMPSEKNVQRMKQSLPKELEKHLKKKCLSLLSYYQPEWENESEGLKNSKLSHLSAQLDNEKKRAESLKETSWENSVLLQRQTQLYLSEQIKCIQLLQSLILDHRLRIQTDLDRKKLDYFEGKLELVLQKIKAEMVEIQLDTYPVDKISAHRKIREKLVSDLKASQVEKHSIELKLASFEILGKDFEALAEEYCRLRQEIEMNNWALKEFTQ encoded by the exons ATGTCGGCTGCAGAGTCTACATATGTATCAACGCTTGGAAAAGGCGACAGTTTGCACCAACAGG TTCTCGCCTCCTTCCCTCTGTGTGACATAACAGAAGAGGATCTGACCCAGAACCCTCAGTTCTGTAAACTCCTTGCCACCCTGGCACAACATGTGGACCAAAGTGGACTCACTGTCCCACTGAAGACAGAGCTGGAAAAG GCTGAGCAAAAGCTGCAGAGCCAGAGGCGTTACTGGCTGCGCTCCGAGGGCATCCATAAAGCACTGCAAGAGATGATCCAGGACAACTGTATCAGGAAGCACCACGCCACTGTACCACCGGACCAGAACATG ttccATGAGACAATGGAGAAGTGTCTGCTGGTGGTTCAGTGTATCAGACAGCTGGATCCCAGTAGCACAACCAACCAGGACCAGCCTTCTGTTCTGGGTCTGACCCCCCAACAGATGATGGAGCTCATGCCATCGGAGAAG aATGTTCAAAGAATGAAACAGAGTCTTCCCAAAGAGCTGGAGAAACATCTGAAGAAAAAGTGTTTGAGCCTCCTCTCTTACTATCAACCTGAATGGG AGAACGAGAGTGAGGGTCTGAAGAACAGCAAGTTGTCTCATCTATCAGCCCAGCTGGACAATGAGAAGAAAAGAGCAGAGAGTCTGAAGGAGACCAGCTGGGAAAACAGTGtcctcctgcagagacagactcaGCTCTACCTCTCT GAACAGATCAAGTGTATTCAGCTTCTCCAGTCTCTCATCTTGGACCACAGGCTGAGGATCCAGACGGATCTGGATCGGAAGAAGTTGGACTACTTTGAGGGAAAATTGGAGTTAGTCTTGCAGAAGATCAA GGCAGAGATGGTGGAAATTCAGCTGGACACGTACCCAGTGGACAAAATATCTGCTCATAGAAAAATAAG AGAGAAGCTGGTGTCTGATCTGAAGGCCAGTCAGGTGGAGAAGCACTCCATTGAGTTGAAACTGGCCTCCTTTGAGATCTTGGGGAAAGACTTTGAGGCCTTGGCCGAGGAGTACTGCAGATTACGGCAGGAGATAGAAATGAATAACTGGGCTCTGAAGGAGTTCACCCAGTGA